One genomic window of Plasmodium falciparum 3D7 genome assembly, chromosome: 10 includes the following:
- a CDS encoding acyl-CoA binding protein, isoform 1, ACBP1, with translation MAELFEESVAFINSVPKNVNLPNDIKLSLYKYYKQSTLGNCNIKEPSRFKVTDRKKYEAWKSVENLNREDAKKRYVELNSLENGSLEIVKNCNIYKRNLVQVEKNKDSKKKRNLKHKKVDMNKTKSNENNNKCNEENVEKNEHSISNDFENSNIENKSNISICHINYNDMSKNLTETELHEVLNSLEKCPPNEDLRNIWSHAVGVANEGFDNIQKELKTLIQKYLDNDIDLGNGKVQYNDIWKGIVLSFCTTVGTEVVEYTNNFLGLINREHTLDDILKFINSFLEDFKTLKVKLHKEYEKDLLKKIEQTIAN, from the exons atggcTGAACTCTTTGAGGAAAGTGTTGCATTTATTAATAGTGTACCTAAGAATGTAAATTTGCCTAATGATATTAAGTTAAgtttgtataaatattataagcaGAGTACATTAGGTAATTGTAATATAAAGGAACCAAGTAGATTTAAAGTTActgatagaaaaaaatatgaagctTGGAAATCTGtagaaaatttaaatagAGAGGATGCAAAAAAAAGATACGTTGAACTT aattcTTTAGAAAATGGTAGCTTAGAAATAGttaaaaattgtaatatatataaacgaaATTTAGTTCaggtagaaaaaaataaggattcaaaaaagaaaagaaatttaaaacataaaaaagtagatatgaataaaacaaaatcgaatgaaaataataataaatgcaatgaagaaaatgtagAGAAAAATGAACATAGTATTAGCAATGATTTTGAAAATagtaatatagaaaataaaagtaacaTTTCAATAtgtcatataaattataatgacaTGTCAAAGAATTTAACAGAAACGGAATTACATGAGGTTTTAAATTCATTAGAAAAATGTCCACCAAACGAAGATCTTAGAAATATATGGTCTCACGCAGTTGGCGTTGCAAACGAAGGTTTTGATAATATACAGAAAGAGTTAAAGACattaatacaaaaatatttagatAATGATATTGATTTAGGTAATGGAAAAGTccaatataatgatatatggAAAGGAATCGTTTTGAGCTTTTGTACAACAGTAGGAACAGAAGTGGTAGAATACactaataattttttaggGTTAATTAATCGTGAACATACACttgatgatatattaaaatttattaattcattCTTAGAAGAttttaaaacattaaaaGTTAAATTACATAAAGAATACGAAAAggatcttttaaaaaaaattgaacaaACCATTGCTAAttga
- a CDS encoding acyl-CoA binding protein, isoform 1, ACBP1 codes for MQKKDTLNLLVHYFLTGKMGNNLSICISIYDMNSLENGSLEIVKNCNIYKRNLVQVEKNKDSKKKRNLKHKKVDMNKTKSNENNNKCNEENVEKNEHSISNDFENSNIENKSNISICHINYNDMSKNLTETELHEVLNSLEKCPPNEDLRNIWSHAVGVANEGFDNIQKELKTLIQKYLDNDIDLGNGKVQYNDIWKGIVLSFCTTVGTEVVEYTNNFLGLINREHTLDDILKFINSFLEDFKTLKVKLHKEYEKDLLKKIEQTIAN; via the exons ATGCAAAAAAAAGATACGTTGAACTTGTTAGTGCATTATTTCCTTACTGGCAAGATGGGGAATAATTTATCAATTTGTATAAGTATATATGATATG aattcTTTAGAAAATGGTAGCTTAGAAATAGttaaaaattgtaatatatataaacgaaATTTAGTTCaggtagaaaaaaataaggattcaaaaaagaaaagaaatttaaaacataaaaaagtagatatgaataaaacaaaatcgaatgaaaataataataaatgcaatgaagaaaatgtagAGAAAAATGAACATAGTATTAGCAATGATTTTGAAAATagtaatatagaaaataaaagtaacaTTTCAATAtgtcatataaattataatgacaTGTCAAAGAATTTAACAGAAACGGAATTACATGAGGTTTTAAATTCATTAGAAAAATGTCCACCAAACGAAGATCTTAGAAATATATGGTCTCACGCAGTTGGCGTTGCAAACGAAGGTTTTGATAATATACAGAAAGAGTTAAAGACattaatacaaaaatatttagatAATGATATTGATTTAGGTAATGGAAAAGTccaatataatgatatatggAAAGGAATCGTTTTGAGCTTTTGTACAACAGTAGGAACAGAAGTGGTAGAATACactaataattttttaggGTTAATTAATCGTGAACATACACttgatgatatattaaaatttattaattcattCTTAGAAGAttttaaaacattaaaaGTTAAATTACATAAAGAATACGAAAAggatcttttaaaaaaaattgaacaaACCATTGCTAAttga
- a CDS encoding acyl-CoA binding protein, isoform 2, ACBP2 codes for MEDLFQASVNYVNSLPNNKPLSVETKLDLYKYYKQSTVGNCNIKEPSYFQYADKKKYEAWKSIENLNKEDAKKRYIEIVTENFPNWQNKE; via the coding sequence ATGGAAGATTTATTTCAAGCTTCTGTTAACTATGTTAACTCATTACCTAATAATAAACCATTGTCAGTTGAGACTAAGCtagatttatataaatattataagcaAAGTACTGTAGGTAattgtaatataaaagaaccaagttattttcaatatgctgataaaaaaaaatatgaggCTTGGAAATCAATTGAgaatttaaataaagaagatgCTAAGAAAAGATACATTGAAATCGTTACAGAAAATTTTCCTAATTggcaaaataaagaataa